GCACCTTGGTATGAACGTTGTGCGCACTCGCGTGGAACAACCGGATCGCTCGAGCACTCATCAGCAGGTCATGCGACAGCGGCAGCGTACGAAGCCACTCATGCTGGTCCTGTCTCAACTCTGCACGCCACCACCACGGCAGCTCATCGGTGAAGTCAGGTTCGATTGCGGGCAGAAAGTCCTCCCAGTTGCCGCGGATGTTCACCTCGCAGACCTCGCGGCAGATGTCGGCCACTTCCTGGCCACGCGGGCCTTTGCCGACGAAATCGCCCAGGTTGATGATTCGCGTGATGCCTCGCTCACCGATATCGCCCAGCACTGCCTGCAGCGCAGTCAGGTTGCCGTGTACGTCGGAAATCAGCGCAATACGGTCCATCACGCCGTCCTCATGACGACTCCCTCGCCTGTTCACGGTCCAGGTCCGGCTCGAGATACATGACCAGCCGCAGATCAGGCGCGGCCGCACGGGCGCGTTGCTCGGCCGCGTCGATGGCACGCGCCACCTGCTCGCCGGTATCGGTCTCACCCACGGCAATCTTGACGGCCACCAGAAGCTCTTCCGGACCCAGGTGCAGCGTCTTGGCATGGATGATGCGGTCCACGCCGGGTGCGCTCCCGATCGCCGCGAGAATGTTCCGGCGTACCTCTGGAGTCGCGCTCTCCCCGATCAGCAGCGACTTGGTCTCGACGGCCAGCACGACCGCAACACCCACCAGCAGCAACCCGATCAGCGCTGTGCCGGCGGCGTCCCAGTAGGAGCTGCCGGTCGCCACCGACAGCACGACACCGAAGAGGGCGAAGGCGAGTCCGATCAAGGCGGCAAAATCCTCCAACAGGATCACGGGAAGTTCGGGAGCCTTGGCTCTACGGATGAACTGCAGCCAACTCGCGTCACCCCGCAGCGGGTTGCTCTCGCGCACGGCCGTGCGGAACGAGAACCCTTCCAGCACGATCGCGGCGAGCAGCACCACAATCGGCACCCACCACCAGGCCTGATCGATGCCAGGCTTCGTCCCTTCGCCCGAATGAGCTTCGTGCGCCTTGTGATAAGCCTCGTACAGCGCAAACAACCCGCCCAGGCTGAAGAGCACGATCGACACCAGGAACCCGAAGACATAGCGCTCCCGGCCATACCCGAACGGGTGCTCCGGAGTGGCTTCTTTCTTCGCCCGCTTGCCGCCGACGAGCAGCAGGATCTGGTTGCCGGAGTCCGCGAGGGAGTGGATGCCCTCGGCCAGCATCGAACTCATGCCGGTCAGCGCGAAGGCGACAAGTTTGGTCACCGCAATTCCTAGGTTGGCTCCGAGCGCGGCCAGAATTGCGGTGTTACCGCCCTCGGTCGACATAGCTGAAGTCTAGGCGGGGACCTCGTCGCGATTGACGATCCACGCTGCCGAATAGGGCGAGAGCCACAGCGCTCCCTGATCGTCCGACCCCACATCGCGCGATTCCAAAACGTCGTACGCCAGGTGGATTCCAGCCGAGGTCAGCACACTTCGCTGCATGGGTCGCCACTGGTCGGTGATGTTGTAGGCACACACCATCGGACCGCTCGGGTGCTGCCGTACCGCGAGCAACAGTCCGTCATCGGTGTCTGCGACGACCCTGGATTCCGCCGACGCATGCAGCTGCGGGGTGCGGGCTCGCACCTGCGCCAGGTGCACGATCCCGGGAAAGACGCGCCCCGCGACCGTGTGCGGCCGATCACGGTCGGCCCGCATCTCATCGGTCAGTCGCGGCCTGTGTGCCCAGCGGTTGTCGGCGTCATGACCGGGCTCGTCGGCATACCCGACGTCGTTCAACGCCCCCAACTCATCCCCGCTCCAGATCACCGGGATGCCGCCCCAGCCGATGGCGATGGCATGCGCGAGGTAGACCCGGGCCAGCGCGTCATTCTGCTGCTGCCCGACTGCATTCACGCCGGCGAGTGATGCGGCGGTGCCGCTGATCCGGCGATCCCCCGTCTGCTCGTTCTCCTGGAAGACCAGGCCGTCGGCTGTACTGCCGGCGAAGATTCCGGAGTACCAGTCGGACAGGAACGACCGGTGCCCTGGGCCGCTGACCCCGACCGCAGCAGCGTCGCCGTCATCGATTGCCCAACCGATGTCGTCGTGGCAGCGCACGTAACAGATCCAGGTGCCCCCGGTGGGCTTGGGTGGCAGCTCCCCCAATGCACGGCGCGCCAGCCGCGTGTCGCCCGTGGCGAGCATCGACCAGATCTGCACCATGAGGCTGTTCTGGTAGGCAAGGTCACTCACCTTGCCCGCATACCGACCCCGGCCCAGGTAGGGAATGAGATCGCGCGGACCGACGATTGCCTCGGCCTTGAAGACCGTCGCGGGGCAGGCGATTCGGGCAGCAGTGCGCAGGATCGCGGTGATGGCGTGCACTTCGGGCTGGTTTTGGCAGTCGGTACCGATCCGCTTCCACAGGAAAGCAATCGCGTCCAGCCGCAAGACCTGCACCCCGAGGTTGGACAGGTGGAAGATCAACTCGATGAACTCCCGCAATACGGCCGGATTGGACCAGTTCAGATCCCATTGGAAAGAGTTGAAGGTCGTCCACACCCAACCGCCCGCCTCGGCGTCCCAGGTGAAGTTGCCGGGCGCAAAGTCTGGGAAGACCTCCGGGACGGTCGCATCGATCTGATCCGGCACGGTCCTGTCCGGGTAGACATAGAAGTAGTCGCGATAGGTCGGATCGCCCGCACGCGCGGCAACCGCCCAGTCGTGCTCGCGCGCGACGTGGTTCAGCACCAGGTCGAGCACCAGGGAAATGCCCTGCTCGCGTAGCGAGGTGGCAAGCTGCCGCAGGTCCGCCACCGTGCCCAGGTCGGCCCGCACCGACCGGTAGTCCTGCACGGCGTACCCACCGTCGCTGTCACCTGCGCGTGGGGTGAGCAGCGGCATCAGGTGCAGGTAGTTGACGCCCAGTTCCTGCAGGTAGGGAATCTGCTGGGAAACACCTACCAGATCACCCGCGAATCGCTCTGCGTAGCAGGCGTATCCGAACATGGCAGGCTCCTGCAGCCAATCCGGCCGCAACAGCCGCTCGGCGTCCAACCGATGCAGCTCCGGGTCGCGCTGCGCGTAGGCAGTCGCGGCGAGCTGCACGATTTCGTCGACCAGAGATTCGGCGTACTGCGGGTAGGCCTCCTGCACTGCGGCAACCAGGTCTGGCAACCACCGCTGCACCCGCAGCTCGAACTGCTCCACGTCAGTCGTCGAGGTCGAGACCGAGCAGTGCGTTCTCGATGACCTCGGCGAGCGCCGGGTGGATCCAGTACTGTCCGCGCGCCATCTGCGGCACGGTGAGCCCGAAGGTCATTGCCTGGATGCAGGATTGGATCAAAGAGCTCGCATCCGGGCCCATAAAGTGCGCACCGACGAGTTTCTTGGTCTGCCTGTCGGCTATCAGCTTCACGATGCTGGTGGTGTCCTCCATCGCCCAGCCGTACGCCACGTCGCCGTACTTCTGCACCTTGACAGCGATGTCGAGGCCGGCAGCCTGCGCCTGCTCCTGCGTCAGGCCGACAGAGGAGAGCTGGGGATGGGTGAAGACCGCCTGCGGGACGAATCGGTGGTCGAACTCGCGTAGGTCATCCGGGTGGGTCAGGTTGTGCGCCACTGACCGCGCCTCCTGGTTGGCAACGTGCTTGAGCTGGTACGGAGAGCTGACGTCGCCGAGCGACCAGATGTCTGCGGCCGAGGTCTGGCCGAACTTATCGACGAGGATCCGACCGTCGTCATGTGTGTCGACATCGGCGACCGCGAGGTCCAGCGCTTCGGAATTGGGCACCCGGCCGGTCGCGACGAGCAGCACCTCGCCGCTGACGGTCGAGCCGTCGCCCAGCGTCAGCCTGACCTCACCATCAACTGAATCGGCGCTCACCACGGGCGAGTTCAGGTGCACGTCCCACTGCGCGCAGGCCTGCTCGGTGAACGCCTGCGAGATCTCGGCGTCTTCCTTGGTCAGCAGACCTTTGCCGCGGGCCACGATGCGCACACTCACCCCCAAGGCGGAGAACACATGCGCGAATTCAGCCGCGATGAAACCGCC
This portion of the Dermatophilaceae bacterium Sec6.4 genome encodes:
- a CDS encoding mycothione reductase; protein product: MTHFDLAIIGSGSGNSLVTPDWDGKSVAIIERGIFGGTCLNVGCIPTKMFVYAAEVADTVRGAGRYGVDAHVDAVRWPDIRDRVFGRIDPISAGGRDYRVNGGNTTAYLGEARFTGPKTLAVLVDGQEHEFSADQIVVATGSRAMVPDRILTSGVPFHTSDTVMRLETLPASMVILGGGFIAAEFAHVFSALGVSVRIVARGKGLLTKEDAEISQAFTEQACAQWDVHLNSPVVSADSVDGEVRLTLGDGSTVSGEVLLVATGRVPNSEALDLAVADVDTHDDGRILVDKFGQTSAADIWSLGDVSSPYQLKHVANQEARSVAHNLTHPDDLREFDHRFVPQAVFTHPQLSSVGLTQEQAQAAGLDIAVKVQKYGDVAYGWAMEDTTSIVKLIADRQTKKLVGAHFMGPDASSLIQSCIQAMTFGLTVPQMARGQYWIHPALAEVIENALLGLDLDD
- a CDS encoding alpha-amylase family protein; this translates as MEQFELRVQRWLPDLVAAVQEAYPQYAESLVDEIVQLAATAYAQRDPELHRLDAERLLRPDWLQEPAMFGYACYAERFAGDLVGVSQQIPYLQELGVNYLHLMPLLTPRAGDSDGGYAVQDYRSVRADLGTVADLRQLATSLREQGISLVLDLVLNHVAREHDWAVAARAGDPTYRDYFYVYPDRTVPDQIDATVPEVFPDFAPGNFTWDAEAGGWVWTTFNSFQWDLNWSNPAVLREFIELIFHLSNLGVQVLRLDAIAFLWKRIGTDCQNQPEVHAITAILRTAARIACPATVFKAEAIVGPRDLIPYLGRGRYAGKVSDLAYQNSLMVQIWSMLATGDTRLARRALGELPPKPTGGTWICYVRCHDDIGWAIDDGDAAAVGVSGPGHRSFLSDWYSGIFAGSTADGLVFQENEQTGDRRISGTAASLAGVNAVGQQQNDALARVYLAHAIAIGWGGIPVIWSGDELGALNDVGYADEPGHDADNRWAHRPRLTDEMRADRDRPHTVAGRVFPGIVHLAQVRARTPQLHASAESRVVADTDDGLLLAVRQHPSGPMVCAYNITDQWRPMQRSVLTSAGIHLAYDVLESRDVGSDDQGALWLSPYSAAWIVNRDEVPA
- a CDS encoding metallophosphoesterase family protein, whose amino-acid sequence is MDRIALISDVHGNLTALQAVLGDIGERGITRIINLGDFVGKGPRGQEVADICREVCEVNIRGNWEDFLPAIEPDFTDELPWWWRAELRQDQHEWLRTLPLSHDLLMSARAIRLFHASAHNVHTKVHTGHTQREFDAMFERTELTGGGPLPTMVGYGDIHDAYLKVREGRTLFNVGSVGNALDEPTPSYAILEGRVDSRDPGPFGLQFVRVPYDVEAEIQVAADLGMPGLSFWATELRTGVYRARQEGWRQ
- a CDS encoding cation diffusion facilitator family transporter yields the protein MSTEGGNTAILAALGANLGIAVTKLVAFALTGMSSMLAEGIHSLADSGNQILLLVGGKRAKKEATPEHPFGYGRERYVFGFLVSIVLFSLGGLFALYEAYHKAHEAHSGEGTKPGIDQAWWWVPIVVLLAAIVLEGFSFRTAVRESNPLRGDASWLQFIRRAKAPELPVILLEDFAALIGLAFALFGVVLSVATGSSYWDAAGTALIGLLLVGVAVVLAVETKSLLIGESATPEVRRNILAAIGSAPGVDRIIHAKTLHLGPEELLVAVKIAVGETDTGEQVARAIDAAEQRARAAAPDLRLVMYLEPDLDREQARESS